In one Solanum lycopersicum chromosome 11, SLM_r2.1 genomic region, the following are encoded:
- the LOC101261194 gene encoding uncharacterized protein isoform X1, with protein sequence MTEMDEPLDFEFEEPSIVSPVVTKRKKKKVIGLDDLLSEFYQVKSDIPKKESKRAKIHKSDESDDDLNTREAALNNYVNKCEQQMNEISTDDQMPLWGLQVFGDQKAMPTLAFPQLSSCALLQSFMENEANSLLGIKTEEGEAFLEGLLVNGWLLKLVTDHGRVEKCIGAWTFSLMLYSPKEELRAAAFEFWCSILLPKNQVDTVKFEMKWLPNHSELRRALEVYGFLLDSPSKSSSSVEIVDGDSDSAGPPQNIKYWIKYVSVCCQARTKRSVFSTAEVEDLITSVIYLFLDRQFIGLSSVLKDCLHSLISFFSDDAFHSSCQKIAKFLTCRVPTDVNCLRSVESVAGLDARSKHLRSVLAFQFLVACFDDKVHDEEQILRSLISFNLKDKNCDLLKMYIQLVLAENWLLCNSLLKDKPIISETWSACLRNCSCQITITDLRSYASKVRSKASYLLQGNATR encoded by the exons ATGACGGAGATGGATGAACCTCtggattttgaatttgaagaacCCTCCATCGTTAGCCCTGTTGTTACTAAGCGcaaaaa GAAGAAGGTAATCGGCTTAGATGATCTTCTCAGTGAATTCTACCAAGTGAAGAGCGACATACCTAAGAAGGAATCTAAACGTGCAAAGATCCATAAGTCTGATGAGTCAGATGATGATTTGAATACCAGAGAAGCAGCGCTTAATAACTATGTTAACAAATGCGAACAACAG ATGAATGAAATAAGCACTGATGATCAGATGCCATTATGGGGTCTTCAAGTTTTTGGGGACCAG AAAGCTATGCCCACACTTGCTTTTCCCCAGCTCAGTAGTTGTGCCCTTTTGCAGTCCTTTATGGAGAATGAAGCTAATTCATTGTTAGGAATCAAAACAGAAGAAG GAGAAGCATTTCTGGAAGGATTGCTTGTGAACGGTTGGCTTTTGAAATTGGTTACAGATCATGGTCGTGTTGAAAAGTGCATAGGAGCATGGACATTTAGTCTCA TGTTATATTCACCAAAAGAAGAGTTGAGAGCAGCAGCATTTGAATTTTGGTGTTCCATTCTTTTACCTAAAAATCAG GTTGATACTGTAAAGTTTGAGATGAAATGGTTGCCGAACCATTCAGAACTTAGACGAGCGCTTGAAGTATATGGCTTTCTGTTGGATTCCCCTTCCAAATCTTCATCCAGCGTGGAAATTGTGGATGGAG ATTCTGATTCTGCTGGACCGCctcaaaatatcaaatactGGATAAAATATGTTTCTGTTTGTTGCCAAGCAAG GACCAAACGTTCAGTTTTCTCAACAGCGGAGGTAGAAGATTTGATTACCTCAGTGATCTATCTCTTCTTAGATCGGCAATTTATTGGCCTATCTTCAGTGTTGAAGGATTGCTTGCACTCCCTTATTAGCTTCTTTAGTGATGATGCATTCCATTCAAGCTGTCAGAAAATAGCAAAATTCCTCACCTGCAG AGTTCCTACTGATGTCAACTGCTTGAGATCTGTGGAGAGCGTAGCTGGACTGGATGCTCGTTCCAAGCATCTGAGGAGTGTGCTGGCCTTTCAGTTTCTTGTAGCATGTTTTGACGACAAG GTACATGATGAAGAACAGATCTTGAGATCTCTAATCTCCTTCAATCTGAAGGATAAGAATTGTGATCTTCTCAAAATGTATATTCAACTAGTTCTGGCTGAGAACTGGCTGTTGTGCAACTCATTGTTAAAAGATAAACCAATAATCAGTGAGACGTGGAGCGCGTGCCTTAGAAACTGTTCCTGTCAAATCACTATCACAGATTTGAGGTCTTATGCTTCTAAG GTTCGTAGTAAAGCATCATATCTTCTTCAAGGCAACGCCACAAGATGA
- the LOC101261194 gene encoding uncharacterized protein isoform X2 has protein sequence MTEMDEPLDFEFEEPSIVSPVVTKRKNEFYQVKSDIPKKESKRAKIHKSDESDDDLNTREAALNNYVNKCEQQMNEISTDDQMPLWGLQVFGDQKAMPTLAFPQLSSCALLQSFMENEANSLLGIKTEEGEAFLEGLLVNGWLLKLVTDHGRVEKCIGAWTFSLMLYSPKEELRAAAFEFWCSILLPKNQVDTVKFEMKWLPNHSELRRALEVYGFLLDSPSKSSSSVEIVDGDSDSAGPPQNIKYWIKYVSVCCQARTKRSVFSTAEVEDLITSVIYLFLDRQFIGLSSVLKDCLHSLISFFSDDAFHSSCQKIAKFLTCRVPTDVNCLRSVESVAGLDARSKHLRSVLAFQFLVACFDDKVHDEEQILRSLISFNLKDKNCDLLKMYIQLVLAENWLLCNSLLKDKPIISETWSACLRNCSCQITITDLRSYASKVRSKASYLLQGNATR, from the exons ATGACGGAGATGGATGAACCTCtggattttgaatttgaagaacCCTCCATCGTTAGCCCTGTTGTTACTAAGCGcaaaaa TGAATTCTACCAAGTGAAGAGCGACATACCTAAGAAGGAATCTAAACGTGCAAAGATCCATAAGTCTGATGAGTCAGATGATGATTTGAATACCAGAGAAGCAGCGCTTAATAACTATGTTAACAAATGCGAACAACAG ATGAATGAAATAAGCACTGATGATCAGATGCCATTATGGGGTCTTCAAGTTTTTGGGGACCAG AAAGCTATGCCCACACTTGCTTTTCCCCAGCTCAGTAGTTGTGCCCTTTTGCAGTCCTTTATGGAGAATGAAGCTAATTCATTGTTAGGAATCAAAACAGAAGAAG GAGAAGCATTTCTGGAAGGATTGCTTGTGAACGGTTGGCTTTTGAAATTGGTTACAGATCATGGTCGTGTTGAAAAGTGCATAGGAGCATGGACATTTAGTCTCA TGTTATATTCACCAAAAGAAGAGTTGAGAGCAGCAGCATTTGAATTTTGGTGTTCCATTCTTTTACCTAAAAATCAG GTTGATACTGTAAAGTTTGAGATGAAATGGTTGCCGAACCATTCAGAACTTAGACGAGCGCTTGAAGTATATGGCTTTCTGTTGGATTCCCCTTCCAAATCTTCATCCAGCGTGGAAATTGTGGATGGAG ATTCTGATTCTGCTGGACCGCctcaaaatatcaaatactGGATAAAATATGTTTCTGTTTGTTGCCAAGCAAG GACCAAACGTTCAGTTTTCTCAACAGCGGAGGTAGAAGATTTGATTACCTCAGTGATCTATCTCTTCTTAGATCGGCAATTTATTGGCCTATCTTCAGTGTTGAAGGATTGCTTGCACTCCCTTATTAGCTTCTTTAGTGATGATGCATTCCATTCAAGCTGTCAGAAAATAGCAAAATTCCTCACCTGCAG AGTTCCTACTGATGTCAACTGCTTGAGATCTGTGGAGAGCGTAGCTGGACTGGATGCTCGTTCCAAGCATCTGAGGAGTGTGCTGGCCTTTCAGTTTCTTGTAGCATGTTTTGACGACAAG GTACATGATGAAGAACAGATCTTGAGATCTCTAATCTCCTTCAATCTGAAGGATAAGAATTGTGATCTTCTCAAAATGTATATTCAACTAGTTCTGGCTGAGAACTGGCTGTTGTGCAACTCATTGTTAAAAGATAAACCAATAATCAGTGAGACGTGGAGCGCGTGCCTTAGAAACTGTTCCTGTCAAATCACTATCACAGATTTGAGGTCTTATGCTTCTAAG GTTCGTAGTAAAGCATCATATCTTCTTCAAGGCAACGCCACAAGATGA
- the LOC101261484 gene encoding SHUGOSHIN 2 isoform X1 has translation MKGDRMAKKSSLGSIVRKRLSDITNSLPQTQQKSPIDVDKVSPDVSSMKDYINHLAKENVALVKIVQEKNKIIELSGLELQKMRIHLQKMQLQNWNLAQSNSHMLAELNLSRDKMKSLQHELVCKEVLLKSRKLEELQEQEQQKDKPTNDLQDEEFMDIDSQLNKHSKPKNGNRRQRATRSQSMGHSTTSQQAAEKEAAENKRRCLRRKSTNSKIQQPEPAAEDLFELEGLAVPFNSPVHIDGFVPSPLSGVEEVKHDKENVAQLSRRSSIGRPSRKAAEKVQSYKEIPVNIKMRRAA, from the exons ATGAAAGGGGATAGAATGGCAAAAAAATCATCTCTTGGAAGCATTGTGAGGAAGAGGTTATCAGATATAACAAATTCTCTTCCACAAACACAGCAAAAATCTCCTATTGATGTCGATAAGGTTTCTCCTGATGTTTCTTCAATGAAGGACTACATTAATCATCTTGCCAAA GAAAATGTTGCATTGGTGAAAATTGTTCAAGAAAAGAA CAAGATTATAGAGCTGAGTGGACTTGAGCTTCAAAAAATGAGGATTCATCTTCAAAAAATGCAATTACAAAACTGGAATCTTGCTCAAtcgaatagtcatatgttggcG GAACTCAATTTGAGCAGAGATAAG ATGAAATCGCTACAGCATGAGCTGGTCTGCAAAGAAGTACTACTTAAATCGCGGAAGTTAGAAGAG TTGCAGGAACAAGAACAACAAAAGGACAAGCCAACTAATGACTTGCAG GATGAAGAGTTTATGGATATCGACTCTCAATTGAACAAACATAGCAAGCCTAAAAATGGTAACAGACGCCAGCGTGCTACAAGAAGTCAAT CTATGGGCCATTCAACAACTTCTCAACAAGCTGCAGAAAAAGAAGCAGCAGAAAACAAAAG GCGATGTTTGAGAAGGAAGTCTACTAATTCCAAAATCCAACAGCCAGAACCAGCAGCAGAGGACTTGTTTGAATTAGAAGGCCTTGCTGTACCCTTTAACAGCCCGGTTCACATTGATGGTTTTGTTCCATCGCCTTTATCTGGCGTTGAGGAAGTGAAACATGACAAGGAAAATGTAGCTCAACTTTCACGAAGGTCTTCTATTGGAAGACCATCGCGTAAAGCAGCTGAAAAGGTCCAGTCCTACAAAGAGATCCCAGTTAACATCAAAATGAGAAGAGCTGCATGA
- the LOC101261484 gene encoding SHUGOSHIN 2 isoform X2 — protein MKGDRMAKKSSLGSIVRKRLSDITNSLPQTQQKSPIDVDKVSPDVSSMKDYINHLAKENVALVKIVQEKNKIIELSGLELQKMRIHLQKMQLQNWNLAQSNSHMLAELNLSRDKMKSLQHELVCKEVLLKSRKLEEEQEQQKDKPTNDLQDEEFMDIDSQLNKHSKPKNGNRRQRATRSQSMGHSTTSQQAAEKEAAENKRRCLRRKSTNSKIQQPEPAAEDLFELEGLAVPFNSPVHIDGFVPSPLSGVEEVKHDKENVAQLSRRSSIGRPSRKAAEKVQSYKEIPVNIKMRRAA, from the exons ATGAAAGGGGATAGAATGGCAAAAAAATCATCTCTTGGAAGCATTGTGAGGAAGAGGTTATCAGATATAACAAATTCTCTTCCACAAACACAGCAAAAATCTCCTATTGATGTCGATAAGGTTTCTCCTGATGTTTCTTCAATGAAGGACTACATTAATCATCTTGCCAAA GAAAATGTTGCATTGGTGAAAATTGTTCAAGAAAAGAA CAAGATTATAGAGCTGAGTGGACTTGAGCTTCAAAAAATGAGGATTCATCTTCAAAAAATGCAATTACAAAACTGGAATCTTGCTCAAtcgaatagtcatatgttggcG GAACTCAATTTGAGCAGAGATAAG ATGAAATCGCTACAGCATGAGCTGGTCTGCAAAGAAGTACTACTTAAATCGCGGAAGTTAGAAGAG GAACAAGAACAACAAAAGGACAAGCCAACTAATGACTTGCAG GATGAAGAGTTTATGGATATCGACTCTCAATTGAACAAACATAGCAAGCCTAAAAATGGTAACAGACGCCAGCGTGCTACAAGAAGTCAAT CTATGGGCCATTCAACAACTTCTCAACAAGCTGCAGAAAAAGAAGCAGCAGAAAACAAAAG GCGATGTTTGAGAAGGAAGTCTACTAATTCCAAAATCCAACAGCCAGAACCAGCAGCAGAGGACTTGTTTGAATTAGAAGGCCTTGCTGTACCCTTTAACAGCCCGGTTCACATTGATGGTTTTGTTCCATCGCCTTTATCTGGCGTTGAGGAAGTGAAACATGACAAGGAAAATGTAGCTCAACTTTCACGAAGGTCTTCTATTGGAAGACCATCGCGTAAAGCAGCTGAAAAGGTCCAGTCCTACAAAGAGATCCCAGTTAACATCAAAATGAGAAGAGCTGCATGA